The genomic stretch ATCCTGAGTTGTGTCAtaacctctatgccacaatgcctaccctgtattttcatttttgttaaaaatgctCAGTACATGTTGGTTAAAATTTGacactctttaaaaatatcttctaccttctttcttttaattcaggaattaaaaatattcaaaaatatatatattttagatttcttattgGTCATTGGTTTCCAAGTACTGAGTAAGGGTTCAGATTATACTCAGTGAATTCAGTTCCTTAATGATTTTTGAATATAGATACCATACCTGTTGAATCTAAGCGAGAAATGAATTTAGACTAAAATAGCTTTCTAAAAGGTAGTAAGTTTTCAAGGTGATGTGGGCGGTCAGTAAAGTTGAGCAATGGGTCTCATCACTGGATGATATGTCAAGTTGGTTGTTCTTGCTGTATTTACCTCTCCAAAAGCTGACCAGTATTATGGCTTTAGAGAATGGAAAATGGTGATCGCACATACACTAGACATCTGTTCTGAGTGTTAAGTTTTTGGGgggtttgttcttttttcctcagATACCCTTATAAACTGACTTATCATTTCAGACAATTGAAAGTTTTGCTGCccaagaaaaacaaatggaagtTTGTGAAGTGTGTGGAGCTTTTTTGATAGTAGGAGATGCCCAGTCCCGAGTAGATGACCATTTGATGGGAAAACAGCACATGGGCTACGCCAAAATAAAAGCTACTGTAGaagaattaaaagtaagtttttaaataaCTATATTTTGGTAAAACATGGAGAtgtaagcttcttggtattttgCCAATGTATATAATTACTTGAAGCAGTGATAATCCCCATGAAATTCTGCTACTCACCAAACTATCAAAGTGctttcttcaaaatatttgaaatttgggGAGAAGATTCTTGAGGATTTAGTTAAGTAATGATATCATATTTGTATAGTTGGTATCAGATTTTCTATATTTCCCttaagcaggggtggggaaagtCCCACCAGTGTAAGGTCCACAAAACCATTTGCTCTGGCTCTGCCAGGGCAGCTACAGGTAGgatttgaaattcagtaaatctatagcaggctaatttttttgaAGTGATACTGTAGCTTCAgagctgcacttttttttttttttttttttttaattatttgaggggcgggggttgggggtgttcttccatccactaggtcactcagctgcaatggccagagctgcactgatcaggagccaggagtttctgggtctcccacagggtgcagggtccaagcacttgggccatcttctgctttctaggCCATatcaagagctggatcagaagtggagcagctgagactcaaacccggcgcccatatgggatgctgatgctgcaggtggtagctttacccatgataccacagtgctggccccaggaagctaatttttcagttaatatgttgtatggcctgcaaatgatgtgaTATAAATAACCAAATGGCCCTCTGCAGCAAAAgctttccccacccctgccttaaAGGCACCGAATTTCATAAATTGGCATACAAATTGCTTCATTGTATCATGGTTTGACAGTGTCCTTAAGGTTATAGTTACAAGAATCCAACTCAATTTACTTAggaaaagttaagaaaaagaacCGAAGAACCTGATCGTGATGAACGCCTTAAAAAGGAGaaacaagaaagagaagagagagagaaagagcgggagagagaaagagaagaaagagaaagaaaaagacgaagagaagaggaagagagagagaaagaaagggctcgtgacagagaaagaagaaagagaagtcgTTCAAGAAGTAGGCACTCAAGCCGCACTTCTGACCGAAGATGTAGCAGGTCTCGGGACCACAAAAGATCACGAAGTAGAGAAAGAAGGCGAAGCAGGTACATGTAGCACATGCGACAATATCCTGCGCATCATAAATAGGCAATAAACCCTTAGAATGGTGTACTTGGGAAGCTCTAAGTCTAGGAATTCCTCCACTTTTGATGGTGTCATGTCCTGATAAACCCATCATCTTAAGTTGAAAATACTGTACATTGATAATGCATTTAATTACTGTAACCTACTGGACATCATAGTTTAGCAACACAGTTCACTAGAGAGTGTTGGCTGATTTTGGTGAGTCTTGTACCATGTATCACTGACTCGGGAAGAGATCAGAATTCAAAACAGGGTTTCTACTAAGCACAAAGCACTTTCATGCCAGTGTAAAATTGATCTATGATAAGTTGAGGACTGTATCCTTAAGTGCTAGGATAGATTATGAGAGGTAAGTCAGTGATTGGTTCCATCTTCAGGGAAGTTTGCTATTTTGTACTTAAGAGGTTTTACACAAATCTTTTTAGGAAGTCATCATACCAGATGGCCTCTTAAAATGCTCCTTTTCTCACTGATTATAAGAAGACTTAAAAAGAAGTCAGTTTTACTGTTTTAAGTTTTGCTTAATCTTGTTAATTGTTCAACAGTCCTTCTGCAAGGACTTTCTGTGTTGTAATACCTGCtgaagttgttttcttttttggttaaattaAGAAGTAGAGATCGACGAAGAAGCAGAAGCCACGACAGATCAGAAAGAAAACATAGATCTCGCAGCCGGGATCGAAGGAGGTCAAAAAGCCGGGATCGAAAGTCATATAAGCACAGGAGCAAAAGTCGGGACAGAGAACAAGATACAAAATCCAAGGATAAAGGTTAGTTTATAGAGAATTCAGTTCATTAAGAGACTGTTTTCATACCCTTATCTCCCCACTGacgttttttttcctttttccaaggtaatttatttgaaaggcagagttacagagaagcagaggcagagatatcttcatctgctggttcactccccaaatggccacaatggctagagctgagccaggttggagccaggagcttctcacatggctgcagggacccaaatacttaggccatcttcccgttttcccaggcacatcagcagggagctggatgggaagtggagcagccagaacacaaatcagtgcccatatgtaaTACCAGTATCACAGGGAATGGCTTTACCtgtcatgccacagcactgccccccaccaCCCTTTTCTCCAGACCCAGCCAGAGTTTGGTTTCCAGCTgtacttttcctctttttttttttttttttttactttttttttttttatttttgacaggcagagtggacagtgagagagagacagagagaaaggtcttccttttgccgttggttcaccctccaatggccgccgcggtagcgcgctgcggccggcgcaccgcgctgatccgatggcaggagccaggtgcttctcctggtctcccatggggtgcagggcccaaacacttgggccatcctccactgcactccctggccacagcagagagctggcctggaagaggggcaaccgggacaggaccggtgccccgaccgggactagaacccggtgtgccggcgccgcaaggcggaggattagcctagtgagccgcggcgccggcccttttcctctttttttaaaaattttatttatttatttatttttttgacaggcagagtggacagtagagggagacagagagaaaggtcttcctttttgccgttggttcaccctccaatggccgccgcggtaggcgcgctatggccggcgcaacgtgctgatccgatggcaggagccaggtgcttctcctggtctcccatggggtgcagggccccagaacttgggccatcctccactgcactccctggccacagcagagagctggcctggaagagaggcatcggggacaggattggtgccccgaccgggactagaacccggtgtgccggcgctgcaaggttgaggattagcctgttaagccacggcaccggcctgtactTTTCCTCTTCAAAGGACCATCCACCATTCAGTAGGAGACTAGTGTACTTTTCCACCATTCCTGCTTTGATTTCTGAGAATGGGAGTTGACTTAGTGTTCCCTTAGAACATATTAAAAACTACATCCTTCAGTTGGTAAccaaagatttttccatctagaTTCTTCCAGGCATTCTGTTTCCTTTCAGGGTTATTAGATTGTGGAATTTTTACCTTAGtaattggctattttttttttttaaattcttggaGATGTTTTATAATATGTCATGCAAAGTAAATGTACATTGTTCGTTGCATTGATCTTCATCTACAGCATTCACTTAGTAACTAATGAGTTCTTCGAAGTTGAATACCTTACATGTGTAAGGTATTACCATAcccttttcctttggttttacTGTGCTTTTAGCACAATAAATAAGACTTTGTTTTTGACATGTTTTCACAATAGTAGTTTCATATTTTAGCTTTGCCTTTATTGAACAATAATTATTTCTTCGTCAGggttttctgtctgtcttttcttTGGATTCTTTAAGCATCTTCCATTTTATACTGACCAGACTTGGGCTTTGCATGGTTTTAAGAATGCAAGAAAGGACCTGCTTGTAATGTTCTCAGCTTTGCTTGTTCCATCCCATCCTGCctacctgtgtttgtgtttgatcTCCAACATTAAACACATATTGCCTTTTGAGTTTATTATactggttttatattttttatagctGTCCTGTTTTGTTAGATTTAAGGTTTATGTTATACTGAGTTGGAGAACTAGCAGCAGAAACAATGGATGTGTTTTTTggcttctgcttttcttttccctttctaggtacaaactctgttttttttaattaagatttatttatttgagaggcagagagagagagagaggtcttcatctgaggttcactccccaaatggccacaacggctgaaactgggcagatctgaagccaggagcttcttatgggtctctaatttgggtgcagaggctcaaagacttggactgtcttccactgctttcccaggcacaatagtggggaactgaatcagaagtggagcagccaggactcgaaccagtgcccatgtggcgctatgccacagtgctggcctggcaacctctgtttttaaagtatttaacatATATTGCCCTTTTCTATAAGAtgaaacaaacattaaaataagaatgaggacaatatttttaaacttctgttAGGAGATGTAGAGATTGCttctgtgggccagtgctgtggcatagggggctaagcctctgcctgtggcgctaacatcccatatgggccccggttcgtgtaccggctgctcctcttctcatccagctctctgctatggcctggtagaaaatggcccaactgctttggcccttgtacccacatgggagacccagaagaggctcctggctttggattggctgagctccgttccagctgttgtggccattttggaaccagtgaaccagcggatgggagacctgtctgtctatccctccctctctctgtaactatctcttaagtaaataaatctttttaaaaaattgcttctgTGGTTCCAAAGGTAATTGCTTCAAAGGGTTAACTGACGTTACATTAGTTTTCAGAAAGTTTTATCAAGTTTTTGTAtgattttctgcatatttttgggGTGAGCTGCCAACTCTTATGAGCTAGGTAAAGGATATCAGAGATCAAATTAATCCCTTCTGTTTTGAGAAGTTTCTTAATCCTGTATTCCTTTTGCTCTCTTCTGAATCCGCATTTGTGCCACTTAAAATAGTTTAGTTGCTTCTTTAGGAACAAAAGTAGTTAGACTTCATCAGGGCTGTCTTGAATGGAGTTGAGTTAAATTTTGGGATCTCTTTTAGAAGTGGTAAGATTTGTTGGCATTTGAGAATGACATGTAGCATCTGTGCATTCCTAAATACATAAATGACTGAAGTTTGGTCTTGGGAGCCCTGGTCTGAGTAGTAGCAGGCATCTGATAATGGCAATTTTAAGAGCAAGGCACTATAGGTACTGTGATAGAAGCAGTTTTTCtaattcaacaaattaaaaatggtttctcACACAAAGCTATCTTAACTGCCAGTGTAGTTTGCTTTCTTTGTTGAGAAAGTTTCCTTTCTCATTCCATAATACTTAAATCCTCCACAGATTTTGGATAGCCTTAGGCCTATTAAGGTGTACCATATTTATGTAGGGGCAGAAGATAAGATTATTGGACTGACTAGTCCTCCACGGGGCAGCAGAACTTCCTCTTTGAAGCTACCTTGTACCAGATAAGCCTGTAAGACACAAAGGGAGGACTTTCCCACAAGGTCAGTTAGAGCATACTGTACTGGCATAGTTTCCACTACCAGACAGACTTGAAGCAAGCCTTGCAATTAACTATGTGGACATTGCTTTTTGTATTTTGCAAAGTGTTAAGGACTGAATGTGCCTCATTCACATAagattctggtttttttgttgttgttgttttgttttaattatttgaaaaagttgcagaggcagagagagctcctgtccactggttcactccccaaatagctgcaacagccagagctgggctgatctgaaaccaggagccaggagcttcctctgggtctcccatgtgggtgcaggggcccaaggacttgggctgtcttctgttttcccaggccatagcagagatctggattggaagttggagcagctgggatgtcagcactgtaggcggtggctttacctgccatgccacagcaccggcccttttgtttgttcgtttttaaagatttatttatttgaaagcagagttaaagagaggggtGGTGGAGAGAGTTCTGTCTtctcgttcactccctaaatggcagcaatggccagggctgggccagcccaaagccaggagccaggaacttcatctggatctcccatgtgggtgcaggagcccaagcaattgggctgtcttccaccacTATCCCAGGTGctgcatttgtagggagctgaattggaagtggaatagccaggacccagcagtgcccatatgggatgatgacattgcaggtggaggcttaaccttctatgccacagtgccagccccagatcctCAGTTCTTAACATTTCTATGGTGCACCTATATGCtatgttttgtttccatttccctctctctaagtTATTTGGTGTTAGGTCTTAATAATTTTGATTACAGTTTCAGGAGAGGCTTCTGcttctcaaagttttttttttttttttttttttttttcttttcaccttAGGAACTACTAAACTATACCAGCTATTAGTTTTAAGGGAGAAAATAATGTTTCTAGCACGTTTCTAGATTGCTTAACATTGCAGATCTCCTGTTAGGGGAGTGATTGGAAGTGTAAAAACTGGAATATTTGTACTCCATCTAGTACTTTTGCTTCTAGCCTGAAGTTTCACTCTtccaaagaaaatagaagaaaaagttgAAACTAAAGTTCTTTATTTGCAGTTGAGTTGAATATCATTTTCCCCTTTTGGAAAAACAACTTTCAGATGCATAAATTTTGTAGCAAAGCCCAGAAGTTAATTGCTTAGATTAGGATTTTAGATGCATTTTCTTGCATTAAGCTTGTCTGTATTTTTTATGATGTATTATACATACATAATGTAtaattatatgtttatattaaacatgctttttaaacatttaccttTTAGGGTTGCTGTTTTTACCCttctaatttaaataatttgacCTCATGCTTCTGATGTTCTGTACCCAAAATTATACTTAAAGTTCAGATTCAGCAGTGCAAAAGGAATTGCTCCCTATTTTACCTTTTGCTTCCTTTAATCCTCCtctgtaaataaaaaatgttatcacTTTGGTAAATTCATCAAACTGTGTTACAATCTGTGGAAGATGATTGTTTTTCACCTCTCAATTGTTTGATCTTTTAGACTCATGTATTGATGGTAATTAACTTTAAAATCCATTATCAATGTCTTTTATGGCAGAAAAGAGGGGATCTGATGATAAAAAAAGCGTGAAGTCCAGTAGTCGAGAAAAACAGAGCGAAGAGACAAACACTGATTCGAAGGAAAGTGATACTAAGAATGAGGTCAATGGGACCAGTGAAGACATTAAATCTGAAGGTGACACTCAGTCCAATTAAAACTGATCTGATAAGACCTCAGATCAGACAGAGGTAAGTGTATTGTTTCTCACTTTGATTAGGGCTTTTTGTTACTGTTTGACAGTGCAGCGTAAGTATGCACAGATGAAGATGGAACTAAGCCGAGTAAGAAGACATACAAAAGCATCTTCTGAAGGAAAAGACAGTGTAGTCCTGCAAAACATTTTGAGGTACATTGTTTTGTCTCAGCTATTTTGTAGCAGACTCGTGCCCCCCATTAGTGTGCCTCTTTGGAAACTATTCCCCACATTTGTAATATGGTCACCATTGAAAAGttaattatcctttttttttttttttagggattttgctgtcatttcttttttttaaatgaaaaggttgaactgtttttttttttttttttctttttggtattaAGTCCATCTTGTGTTGGTACATTGGCAGAGACATAtgctttaaaaacttaaatatttctGAGGCACATGTTGGActactttgttttaattaaactgCTAGTATTTCTTTGTCAAGGATGTTTCTAGTTTTTTGCTTTATTGCCTTGCATTCTAATGCAGTTTGTTCTGTAACTCGAGAGCCAGTAGCATTGGATTGATGGAAGTGTAGGGTTTATGAATTATTGCAGCTGACTACCATACCTCACACAGCGTTGGTGTTGTGAGCGGCCCATGAAAAGccaatttaaaaatcaaggaTTCAGTCAAACTAAGCAGGTACTCATGCCAGGTACTCCTTTCTCTACCCACATCCATGTTTGAATGCTATTGCCTGTGATCTTTACGCTTAACTGTTGtgtatcttttttgttctttacAAGAAGCGCAGAGGGGTTTTTTTGTGTATTgcgtgaaaattttaaaaagttaaatgttaacagaatggaattttttttcaactGTATGTAGGGATGCAGTGGTGCCCAGAATTAGAtatctttaaagaattttaaatacaaTATACACTTCATATTATTCGCCTTACATTCAATGCAATTCTCAAGTCTTTCAGAGGTATGTGTTTAATATTTCCTACTGTGTAGGAGAATTTGCAGTCAGCCATAGGTAAATAGGAATAGTCACTGGCTGATAACATTTAAAGCAGTGGTGAATAGCAAGAACAGATACCTTCAGTCTGATACGCAAAAAACTGATGAACTTTATGGAACGAATTTGggtttttaaagaactatttaaaAGTCAATTTTTTATGTGTTCTTAAAACCTATAAACTGTTCATTCTTTGGGCTAGTGGCATGGGAAGAAATTTTCCTGATGAAAGGAAGTACCAACTAGTTGATATGATGATGGCATTCCTTTTGTAGGAAAGCAATATAATGTTATATATCTGTGTGAGCCATTCACATAGGCAAGCATACACAGGCACATGGCCTTAAGAACCACACTGATGCCGTCATtactaaaaataatacaaacattTCCTATACACATGTTAACTATAATTAGCAGTTAGTGACTGGGCCAACACTTAGTCTTAAAATTTTGCCTTTTACATGTTGTCTAATTAtcatttttccccaaattttGCATTGTAGGACTACTGTTCGAAGATTTTTGGAAGAATACTGAAAGCGGCATGCAGTGAAGATCGGCATTAAAATGAGGTGAAAGAAAGCTATAGTGGCATAGAAAAAGTATAAAGCTCAgttagttgtttttttgttttttttgtttttgtttttgtttttttaattaaaaattaattcaggACTGACATGACctaccagatttcagaacatgTGTTATTAGCATATATGCCACTGAAAACTTAGGTCCTGTATCATATTTTTTTCCGTAagactttttaagaaatattaccTAAATATGTGGCTTCCTCTGTGTTTACTTGCAAGTTTTCATTCTTGGACTTTGAAAACAGGATTAAACGTTAGTATTTGTGTGAATCAAACTAAGTGGGATTCCATTTTTACAACTGCTACACTTAGCATTTGGatttagaagtaaaaataaagtatctCAGACTTTCTGTTACAAAGTTGATTGTCTCTGTCATTGAAAAGTTCTAGTATTAATCTTTTTCTAATAAAGTTATTGACTCTTAACTAGTCCCTTGTTTTAAATATAAGAGGTACACTATCATTAGAGGTATTGGTGTACAGTTTTATCTAATTTGTTCTGTTCAAGACTAATTTTTATAGGATTTCCAGTTTAATGTTTTAAACAATGGTGCTTCAATTTTGGGTGGTTATGAATAAATTTGAATTTTGCATTTAATAGCAAAGATGTACAGTaaactagaatttattttttacatccCTGGGAGATTTCTCCAGTAGTAGAAAATTCTGAATATTATTCTGATAAACACTATCTTTCTCTATCTAGCTATGACATAATATTGTAGAAGATCATTCAAGAACTTTTAACTAGTTTTTGGTCTTTGTTTTAAATCCTgtatcaagattctttttttaagtctGGGCTTGTCAGTTTATAAATGTATTTCTGTGTATAGGGTATATGGTTTATACAACaaggatattaaaaagaaaacaggtgaTTATTCTTATGTCACATTCAGAAAAATTGGCAGCATATTTGTCTATAACCAGCTTCCTCGACTATATGAAAGCATTATCTTCAGCTACGTGTGTATCATAACAATTCCTTATTACTTAATTTTCAAACATTGCTGTTCAGGAAACAGGTCAAGAAACTGAGGGGGTTAAATGACTCTTCTAGAGTCCTGTGGTTTGATGTTTGAGTGAATGCTAGGATGTGGAGTCCAGGTCTCTGTCTCAAGGTCCAGTGCCTCCGTATTATGCCACTGTATTCATTCTGAAAGGCATAATGAGTCATTAccaaatttattgaaatattgtCCATCACACTTTGGAGCCTCTGCATGAGAAAATGCTGGAGTGCAGAGCCTTCCTGGTGTTAGCTGGTCTTGAAATGCACCAGTAGATTATGATTTCTGAATGTGTAAGAGATGCTTCCTACGGGGATTAAGATAAGATGGAGTGGAAGTCAACCCCCACACACTGCTTTTTGTGTAGTTTGACCAGATTGTGGTTGTAGGTGTAAAGGACTTAAGTGGTGGTTTACCATATTCTGAGTATTAAGAAAAGTAGATAATATAGGAACTCTGATTAAAATGCCAAATTTGCTCTGTTCTGCCTCATGTCAAATTAATACCTAACTTAATACAAAGTACAGTTCACGAGCTTACATGAAAGGCTGTCTCTGAGGACACTTAAATCTTTTGATTGAAGTTACCTAAGATTAAGAGGGAGACCAGACCCCGTAGGATGTCCGTGACTAATGTCTGGCCTTAGTTGGGGACGTGTAGAAGTTAGATTCTGTGCTGCTTATACCCAAAGTTGATCTGGTCAGGAGAAACTGCTTCTTGCTAACCAATCTCACAAGAATGCAATGTAGAATTCAGATGCAGTTTTCTGTAAGAAGTATATTATTTGTGCCATGGAGACCAAAAAGTTGTCAGCTTGTTAATGTGTAATTTTTCCTTTGGAAAGCCTTTAAGGGGAGTCAGTTTTAATTAGCAGATAACTGGATAAGATTAAACCAGCAACTggctcatctttttttaaagtttttattttggaaattttgagACATGGAAGTAGGACAGTATAATTAACCTCTattatttccaaatgaatttattgacgtgtgtgtgtgtgtgtgtgtgtcccttgtCCACTGTTATTTTTAGGCAAGTCTCAGACCTATTTAATCTGTAAATAATTCAACATGTATATAAATGACAAAGAATCCTTAAATAACAGTTCATTAACAGTAAGTAAATCAGAACTTTTGATTGCCATAGGGTCAAATTATAGTCCTGGTCCGGTAGTTTAATTTCTGCCACACCTCTTGAGAGGGACCAAGTAGGAGCTTTCTGCTCAAGGGGTCCTCTCTGGAATGTAGGGACAGACTATGCAACATGCCCCTTTGCTGTTAAAACACTTTTTGTCTTCAGAGCATAGTCCCATTTATCTTCAGTCTGATTTGAAACCCCTTTCTTGATCTTGAGCTCGTTATCACGATATCCTGCTGCACACCTTAGGTATTTACCTCCACATGTTAGAGCATTATTCACCTGTAGACAATGTGTCTGGTTCTTTACAGTCTCATAGAGTATAACCAACCTATTTCAAGGTCTGGGAACACTGACCATGTGTGGATTGAGTTTAGCCACATTCAGATGAAACTTTAGAgatgtaaaaacaaaatttatgctGGGCGGCTTTTGAATTTGCAtccactctgtttttaaaaatttattgtagaTGAGCTGTAAGAATGTTTTAAACATCTATTATGTGCATGAAACAACACTTGAGAAATTACTGTGTACATTCTGTGGGATGGAATTTCATTCAGTTTTAGTTTTGATGGATTTTTGGTTGTGAAAGAACCCTAGTTGACTGCTTTCTTGAAATTTTGTATTACAATTGTAATgcttgcagatttttaaaaaagtgttcagtgatttttgtctttctttttctgtcccttTGTTCTTCCTCTCCAGAAGCTACTATTATTGTTACCTTATTCTTTCAAATGGCTTCTTTTTGATGGGGAGATGGGAGGTGGGGGAaatatgtatagatttttttaatatatatatattatacctaTGTGTTCTTGTCATCACCTAGTAATATTTAAGAACATTTGAGATGTGAGACAGCACTTTTAAGTTGAATATGTAACTTCTAAAAGTACATTTCAAGGAAGCCAAAGCAGAGAAGTAAATGTATTTATTGTTATTGTAtcagaattttgatttttttcttttttaaagatgcagtTTGAGAGCTTCATAGTTGGTATGTTTTCTTCTCCTCAGCCATCCCAAGTGTAGATTTGTTCTCAATAGATTTAAGAATATTTAGGAACAGCTTTGGAAACAATTTGGCATAACTGGGTGTGCCATAACCTCTCTCATGACCATGTGCTCCTAGATAATATACCCTGCAGAAACTCTATAACACATTTGTTGGTAGCTGGATATAAAAATGTCACAACAGCAGCATTTGTAAcagaacagaaggaagaaa from Lepus europaeus isolate LE1 chromosome 18, mLepTim1.pri, whole genome shotgun sequence encodes the following:
- the LUC7L3 gene encoding luc7-like protein 3 isoform X5, encoding MISAAQLLDELMGRDRNLAPDEKRSNVRWDHENVCKYYLCGFCPAELFTNTRSDLGPCEKIHDENLRKQYEKSSRFMKVGYERDFLRYLQSLLAEVERRIRRGHARLALSQNQQSSGAAGPTGKNEEKIQVLTDKIDVLLQQIEELGSEGKVEEAQGMMKLVEQLKEERELLRSTTSTIESFAAQEKQMEVCEVCGAFLIVGDAQSRVDDHLMGKQHMGYAKIKATVEELKEKLRKRTEEPDRDERLKKEKQEREEREKEREREREERERKRRREEEEREKERARDRERRKRSRSRSRHSSRTSDRRCSRSRDHKRSRSRERRRSRSRDRRRSRSHDRSERKHRSRSRDRRRSKSRDRKSYKHRSKSRDREQDTKSKDKEKRGSDDKKSVKSSSREKQSEETNTDSKESDTKNEVNGTSEDIKSEGDTQSN